Proteins encoded within one genomic window of Nitrospira sp.:
- a CDS encoding flagellar brake protein, translated as MTDLIVHRHPASFLEVGLALQLSLVGEDTGAQYGSTVLGWKHRSWIICEWPFHFGQPIPCAAGTSCLLRYIHAGRIIGYRTEVLQALMQPFPFLLLAFPSTIEAVSLRKHGRVVAQEPVVVLQLTGGSRDPQAAHQPRIGGLLTDLSASGCAIRLQRPMQDFFPGLVLRVEFEIVGTGHVNNLTAVVRNVSMQADGTVLGLEFRFDGKETIEYRGWGGSVRKALESFVLQKHSFESA; from the coding sequence ATGACCGACCTGATCGTGCATCGTCACCCCGCGTCGTTTCTCGAGGTCGGACTTGCGCTTCAGCTGAGCCTGGTCGGGGAAGACACGGGAGCGCAATATGGCTCCACGGTACTCGGCTGGAAACATCGAAGTTGGATCATCTGTGAATGGCCGTTTCATTTCGGGCAACCGATTCCCTGTGCGGCCGGAACGTCGTGTCTGCTGCGGTATATCCATGCCGGACGTATCATCGGGTACCGCACTGAGGTGTTGCAGGCGCTGATGCAGCCGTTTCCATTTCTCCTTCTGGCATTTCCTTCGACGATCGAAGCCGTCTCGCTCCGCAAGCATGGACGGGTGGTGGCGCAGGAACCGGTGGTGGTATTGCAGCTGACCGGTGGCTCGCGCGATCCGCAAGCCGCTCATCAACCGCGTATCGGTGGACTCCTGACGGACCTGAGCGCATCGGGATGCGCGATACGTCTGCAGCGGCCGATGCAGGACTTTTTCCCCGGTCTGGTCTTGCGCGTAGAATTCGAAATCGTTGGGACCGGCCACGTCAACAATCTGACGGCAGTCGTGCGAAACGTGTCAATGCAGGCCGACGGAACAGTCCTGGGGCTGGAATTCCGTTTCGATGGAAAAGAAACCATCGAGTACCGCGGGTGGGGCGGATCGGTCAGAAAAGCCCTCGAATCTTTCGTGCTGCAAAAACACTCCTTCGAATCCGCCTAG
- a CDS encoding cobalamin-dependent protein (Presence of a B(12) (cobalamin)-binding domain implies dependence on cobalamin itself, in one of its several forms, or in some unusual lineages, dependence on a cobalamin-like analog.) — MSQPVLDVLLVNPGSRTQIYQELGSSLSAIEPPVWGGLIATFLRRRGITVEVLDANAEDLLPTEVATRVETLAPRLVVVLVYGHNPSASTQIMPSAGAICRAIKTHGLVSKVLLLGGHVAALPERTLREEDADFVCGGEGLYTITDLIAALKGGSSEWSRVRGLYYRSDSAILKSDPAPNIERLDEEMPGLAWDLLPMNRYRAHNWHCFGSLDRRSPYASLYTTLGCPYHCSYCCIQAPFKSGEAALGYRTEVNSYRFWSPATIVADIDRLVIQYGIRNIKFADEMFVLNRRHVAELCQLLIERRYDLNIWAYARVDSVKDGMEDLLVRAGVRWLCFGIESGSAKVRNDVLKTFEQDQIGRTIHKVRAAGINVIANYIFGLPEDDYETMQATLDLAIDLNCEFANFYCTMAYPGSSLYQRALDEGWPLPDSWTAYSQHAIDSLPLPTRHLPATEVLAFRDKAFQAYFDRPEYRAMLAERFDEGTVQHVQAMTARKLIRRPSAPAACASRTL; from the coding sequence ATGTCACAGCCCGTCCTCGATGTGCTTTTGGTGAATCCCGGAAGTCGGACACAGATATATCAGGAGCTCGGGAGCAGCCTGAGCGCAATTGAGCCTCCCGTATGGGGAGGACTCATCGCCACATTCCTGCGTCGTCGGGGGATTACAGTAGAAGTTCTCGACGCCAATGCGGAAGACCTACTGCCCACGGAGGTGGCTACTCGAGTGGAGACGCTTGCGCCTCGCCTCGTGGTGGTCCTGGTCTACGGACACAATCCTTCCGCTTCGACGCAGATCATGCCGTCGGCCGGAGCAATCTGCCGAGCCATCAAAACACACGGTCTTGTGAGTAAGGTCTTGCTGTTGGGGGGGCATGTTGCAGCGCTTCCGGAACGCACCTTGCGCGAAGAGGACGCTGATTTTGTTTGCGGTGGAGAGGGGCTGTACACGATCACCGACTTGATCGCTGCCTTGAAAGGTGGCTCCAGCGAGTGGAGTCGAGTACGGGGATTGTATTACCGAAGCGACAGCGCAATTCTCAAATCAGATCCGGCGCCGAATATCGAACGCTTAGACGAAGAGATGCCTGGATTGGCATGGGATCTCCTGCCGATGAATCGGTATCGCGCCCACAATTGGCACTGCTTCGGATCCCTCGACCGACGCAGCCCCTATGCCTCGCTCTACACCACTCTGGGCTGTCCGTATCATTGTTCGTACTGTTGTATTCAAGCGCCATTCAAGAGCGGGGAGGCGGCCCTCGGGTATCGCACGGAAGTCAACAGCTACCGGTTTTGGTCACCGGCGACGATCGTGGCCGACATCGATCGACTGGTCATACAATACGGGATCCGCAACATCAAGTTTGCTGATGAAATGTTTGTGCTCAATCGACGGCATGTGGCCGAACTGTGTCAGCTCCTGATCGAGCGCCGATACGATCTGAACATTTGGGCCTATGCCCGGGTCGATTCGGTGAAGGACGGCATGGAGGACCTACTGGTCCGTGCCGGCGTCCGGTGGCTCTGTTTCGGCATCGAGTCCGGCAGTGCGAAGGTGCGAAACGATGTATTGAAAACGTTCGAACAAGATCAAATTGGACGGACAATTCACAAAGTACGAGCGGCCGGCATCAATGTCATCGCCAATTACATCTTTGGTTTGCCGGAAGACGACTATGAGACGATGCAGGCCACTCTCGATTTGGCTATCGATCTGAACTGCGAGTTCGCCAACTTTTATTGCACTATGGCGTACCCCGGTTCTTCCCTGTACCAACGCGCCTTGGACGAGGGATGGCCATTGCCTGACTCGTGGACGGCATATTCTCAACATGCCATCGATTCACTCCCGCTCCCGACGCGCCATCTCCCGGCAACGGAGGTGCTCGCCTTCCGCGATAAGGCATTCCAGGCGTATTTCGATCGGCCGGAATACCGAGCCATGTTGGCGGAGCGATTCGATGAAGGGACAGTTCAACACGTGCAAGCGATGACGGCACGCAAGTTAATTCGTCGACCATCTGCTCCGGCAGCCTGCGCGTCCCGCACGCTGTGA
- a CDS encoding aminotransferase class I/II-fold pyridoxal phosphate-dependent enzyme, with protein sequence MTLHAQSAKLNPRWSLAQDTIDRQDIDRLIDWLKTYPRLTKGALTLDFERQWAEWLGRPYAVHCNSGSSANLLMYYALLRSGKLRNTQVVVPSVGWVTSIAPAMQFGFTPLMCEADPDTFGLDLNHLEDLLKRHQAQTVLLVQVLGVPHRMRELQTLKDRYGFYLLEDACAAIGAEYEGKKVGTFGDMASFSFYFGHQMSTIEGGMVSCSDRQFADLLLMLRSHGWSKDVPSARHQELVDEYQIDDFHSPFVFYEPGFNLRSTDLNAFLGIEQLRKLDWMTGRRQANHNRYLEQLGKRFYTQRPPQHSKVASISFGLLADSSDQRKRIVRALVAEGVETRIFSAGNLGLHPFWMNRYGKASFPVADRVHHCGFFLPNHASMTDQDVLHISRIVLEAA encoded by the coding sequence ATGACGCTTCATGCCCAGAGTGCCAAGTTGAATCCACGATGGAGCCTTGCGCAGGACACGATCGACCGTCAGGACATCGACCGGTTGATCGACTGGCTGAAAACCTATCCACGCCTCACCAAGGGGGCGCTCACGTTGGATTTTGAGCGGCAATGGGCCGAGTGGTTGGGGCGCCCCTATGCCGTACATTGCAATTCCGGCTCATCCGCCAACTTGCTCATGTATTACGCCTTGCTGCGTTCAGGAAAACTGCGAAATACACAGGTTGTCGTTCCCAGCGTCGGGTGGGTGACGTCGATTGCCCCGGCCATGCAATTCGGCTTCACGCCGTTGATGTGCGAGGCAGACCCGGACACCTTCGGACTCGACCTGAATCATCTTGAAGACCTGCTGAAGCGGCACCAGGCGCAGACCGTCCTGCTGGTGCAGGTCCTGGGCGTTCCCCATCGCATGCGCGAATTGCAAACCTTGAAAGATCGTTATGGGTTTTATCTTCTCGAAGACGCCTGTGCGGCGATCGGCGCCGAATATGAAGGCAAGAAAGTCGGCACCTTCGGCGACATGGCCAGTTTCTCCTTCTACTTCGGCCACCAGATGTCCACGATCGAGGGCGGCATGGTGTCGTGCAGCGACCGACAGTTTGCCGATCTCCTGCTGATGCTTCGCAGCCACGGATGGAGCAAGGACGTGCCGTCCGCACGGCATCAGGAACTGGTCGACGAATACCAGATCGACGACTTTCACTCACCCTTTGTCTTTTACGAGCCGGGATTTAACCTCCGTTCGACGGATCTCAATGCCTTTCTCGGCATCGAACAGCTGCGCAAGCTCGATTGGATGACAGGGCGGCGACAGGCCAATCACAATCGGTACCTCGAACAATTGGGGAAGCGGTTTTACACACAACGTCCCCCTCAGCACAGCAAAGTCGCAAGTATTTCGTTCGGCCTGCTCGCCGATTCCTCTGATCAACGCAAACGCATCGTCCGGGCACTGGTCGCCGAGGGCGTGGAAACGAGAATTTTCTCGGCCGGCAATCTGGGCCTGCACCCGTTCTGGATGAATCGTTACGGGAAGGCCAGTTTTCCCGTGGCGGACCGGGTCCATCACTGCGGATTTTTTCTGCCGAACCACGCCTCGATGACCGACCAGGATGTTCTGCATATTTCCCGGATCGTCCTGGAAGCTGCATGA
- a CDS encoding radical SAM protein, with product MKVLLIPPTYRYTTQYPSFLAASDFSCGFAYIAAALKAAGHQVFGCNPNNAPGYASAFDMIHDRIAQAIAETKPDMIGVGGICTDYPFLQDAMSIIRHYAPTVPVLMGGSIITYDQEFIHSTLKPDYSLAGEAEETAVMLLNALQGRGDLNAIPNLCYPNNGRLVFTEKNLKFGGDLNEQPFPDYTIFDIEKMLDSSWGARPLFRYTRNNPRIMPIVTARECPFACTFCLHGHGGRAKYRARTTENVMAEIKQLYESHSFNILMVLDELFAVNKQKLDEFCRTLIEYRERYGWDFDWQFQTHANARLNLEALQLAQQAGCTYFSYGMESASQRVLKSMKKGTQPEQYAEAIALADQVGIGFGGNFIFGDPAETPETISETLTFYRKYCADIHCYLAAIQPYPGSTLYVACQEKGLIPDKEAFYKTIDQKLFNMTTMTDAQWVGYVRSIHALEALSLCRTVDVSRILIRAITNPMTLNGTRQFWELFAECPHCLRGFSYVELTEPKRVPVHGLQVVAGCAHCSKRVRLNVPVTKEKGVMVPLETEEVVGEAPVALTSPGLARGGSVEAEVRHNAQGEVRAFMERLVGLCEQGAYHAAVSYYDACRPQLLPDPALVEFDQMVVRLRQKMAA from the coding sequence ATGAAGGTGTTACTGATTCCCCCCACTTACCGATACACAACGCAATATCCTTCATTTCTGGCGGCGTCTGATTTCTCCTGTGGATTTGCCTACATCGCCGCGGCGTTGAAAGCGGCGGGACATCAGGTGTTTGGCTGCAACCCCAACAATGCACCAGGCTATGCCTCGGCATTCGACATGATCCACGACAGAATTGCGCAGGCCATTGCCGAAACCAAGCCGGACATGATCGGCGTAGGGGGAATTTGCACTGACTATCCGTTTTTGCAAGACGCGATGAGCATCATCCGCCATTACGCGCCGACCGTTCCGGTGCTCATGGGGGGCTCCATCATCACCTACGACCAGGAGTTTATTCATTCCACGCTCAAGCCGGATTATTCGCTGGCAGGCGAAGCCGAAGAGACGGCAGTCATGCTCTTGAATGCACTGCAGGGGCGCGGTGACCTCAACGCCATTCCTAATCTCTGCTATCCGAACAATGGTCGCCTGGTGTTTACAGAAAAGAATCTCAAGTTCGGAGGCGATCTGAACGAGCAGCCGTTTCCGGACTATACGATTTTCGACATTGAAAAGATGTTGGATTCCTCATGGGGTGCCAGACCACTGTTTCGCTACACCCGTAACAATCCCCGAATTATGCCGATTGTGACGGCGAGAGAATGTCCATTCGCCTGCACCTTCTGCTTGCATGGGCATGGGGGACGCGCCAAATACCGCGCCCGAACGACTGAAAATGTCATGGCGGAAATTAAGCAACTGTATGAATCGCATTCGTTCAACATTCTCATGGTTCTCGACGAACTCTTTGCCGTCAACAAGCAGAAACTGGATGAGTTCTGCCGTACGCTAATCGAATACCGTGAGCGATACGGGTGGGATTTCGATTGGCAGTTTCAAACGCACGCAAACGCCAGACTCAATCTAGAGGCGTTGCAATTGGCTCAGCAGGCTGGGTGTACCTACTTTAGCTATGGCATGGAAAGCGCGAGTCAGCGAGTACTCAAGAGCATGAAAAAGGGTACGCAGCCTGAACAGTATGCCGAGGCGATCGCCCTGGCGGACCAAGTGGGAATTGGGTTCGGCGGGAATTTTATTTTTGGCGACCCGGCAGAAACTCCGGAAACGATCTCGGAAACGCTCACGTTCTACCGAAAGTATTGCGCCGATATCCATTGCTATCTGGCAGCGATCCAACCCTACCCCGGCAGTACATTGTACGTCGCGTGCCAAGAGAAAGGGCTGATCCCTGATAAGGAAGCGTTTTACAAAACGATCGATCAAAAACTATTCAATATGACCACCATGACCGATGCGCAGTGGGTTGGGTATGTGCGGTCCATCCATGCCCTCGAAGCCTTGTCGCTCTGTCGCACCGTAGATGTCAGCCGGATTCTGATTCGAGCGATCACCAATCCCATGACGCTGAATGGAACCCGGCAGTTCTGGGAGCTTTTCGCAGAGTGCCCGCATTGCCTTCGTGGTTTCTCCTATGTGGAGTTGACAGAGCCGAAGCGTGTTCCTGTGCATGGACTACAAGTCGTGGCAGGGTGTGCGCACTGCTCTAAGCGCGTCCGGCTCAATGTGCCGGTTACAAAAGAGAAGGGCGTGATGGTCCCGCTGGAGACCGAAGAAGTGGTGGGCGAGGCGCCGGTGGCACTGACTTCTCCGGGTCTTGCTAGGGGAGGATCGGTCGAGGCGGAGGTCCGTCACAATGCCCAAGGTGAGGTGCGTGCATTCATGGAGCGTTTGGTGGGGCTTTGTGAGCAAGGGGCCTACCACGCGGCAGTGTCCTATTACGATGCCTGTCGGCCACAGCTTCTTCCGGATCCGGCGCTCGTTGAATTCGACCAGATGGTGGTACGGCTACGCCAAAAAATGGCGGCCTAA
- a CDS encoding transketolase: MKTAQLTSGSQAKSSDMEVRLRRKAQWVRSTVLEMAVKAHSGHISTAYSQTELLVALYYGGLLRFDAQNPKWNGRDRFILSKGQGGIGLYPILADLGYFPLSELENFAGVGNLLGVHAEWNIPGIEVITGSLGHGLPIATGMAEAALINREEHMVVCFLGDAELFEGSNWEAAIYAGHRGYRNLVCIVDRNGQGVLGPTDPADRRLASDNPRLNPLDKKFKAFGFETRVIDGHSFAEIFEAFRDVRSPKRKKPLMIIANTQKGHGASLMEGKRLWHYRVPEGADLELTRHDINNK, translated from the coding sequence ATGAAAACAGCACAACTCACATCGGGTTCGCAGGCCAAATCTTCGGACATGGAAGTTCGGTTGCGACGGAAGGCGCAATGGGTTCGCTCGACGGTCCTGGAGATGGCGGTCAAGGCGCACAGCGGTCACATCAGTACAGCATATTCGCAGACCGAACTGTTGGTTGCACTGTATTACGGCGGCCTCCTGCGATTTGATGCGCAGAATCCCAAATGGAACGGGCGAGACCGGTTCATCCTCAGTAAGGGGCAGGGTGGAATCGGCTTGTATCCGATTCTGGCGGACCTGGGGTATTTCCCGTTGTCCGAACTGGAGAATTTTGCCGGTGTTGGAAATCTCCTTGGCGTCCATGCCGAATGGAACATCCCGGGAATCGAAGTCATCACCGGCTCCCTGGGTCATGGGCTTCCGATCGCGACGGGGATGGCCGAAGCGGCCCTGATCAACCGAGAGGAACACATGGTGGTCTGCTTCCTCGGAGACGCCGAATTATTCGAGGGCTCCAATTGGGAAGCGGCCATCTATGCCGGGCATCGCGGCTACCGGAATCTGGTCTGCATTGTAGACCGGAACGGACAGGGCGTGCTTGGTCCCACGGACCCTGCCGACCGACGGCTGGCCTCCGACAACCCGCGTCTCAATCCACTCGATAAAAAATTCAAGGCGTTCGGGTTCGAGACTCGCGTGATCGACGGCCATTCTTTCGCTGAGATCTTCGAGGCGTTTCGCGATGTGCGCTCGCCGAAACGCAAGAAACCATTGATGATCATTGCCAACACCCAGAAGGGGCATGGGGCGTCGCTCATGGAGGGAAAGCGCTTGTGGCATTACCGGGTGCCGGAAGGGGCGGATCTCGAATTGACCAGACACGACATCAATAATAAGTGA
- a CDS encoding DUF3391 domain-containing protein, giving the protein MDSTKRISIDQLTVGMFIAGLDQPWYRTPFLLHKWLVTNPDDIVQLKRHGIHIVTIDTKRGLDVGAAPAPESSAAVVEEQASPAPAEPTTPQSNEPPSPAAAAAAVYRQAMEAVERVFLDIEAGQPPKIVALKPVVRDLLKQIIEQPEAMMIQFCLDKMRRFDGTLANHGMDVCVLTLILAVENKCTEDEMEALGLGALMHDIGFVRLPRNLYRKTSALTEQEQVLMRQHPQLAASVLAQVDRVPETVTRIIAEHHEFQDGTGFPKLVKAGAISPLTQLMALADAYDDLVTTRYGRPPLLPHDAIRQLFVLGAKGRYDKTLVEVAIKVLGVYPLGSLIKLNTNECAVVIGLNHEDRLRPRIRIIKGVDGERQHQPVDIDLQNQPSDQPTRSILRALDPGTEHIDLPQYLDLAVGGASV; this is encoded by the coding sequence ATGGACTCGACTAAACGCATTTCCATTGATCAGCTCACGGTCGGCATGTTTATCGCGGGCCTCGATCAACCCTGGTACCGAACGCCGTTTTTGCTCCACAAATGGCTGGTCACCAACCCCGACGACATTGTTCAACTCAAACGGCACGGCATTCACATCGTCACCATCGATACGAAGCGCGGACTGGACGTGGGCGCAGCCCCTGCGCCGGAGTCGAGTGCGGCAGTCGTCGAAGAGCAGGCGTCCCCTGCTCCTGCAGAGCCTACGACTCCTCAGAGCAACGAGCCTCCATCTCCAGCCGCGGCGGCTGCGGCGGTGTACCGACAAGCGATGGAAGCGGTCGAACGCGTCTTCCTCGATATCGAGGCCGGTCAACCACCCAAGATTGTGGCCTTGAAGCCGGTTGTGCGCGACCTGCTGAAGCAGATTATCGAACAGCCGGAAGCGATGATGATTCAGTTCTGTCTGGATAAGATGCGCCGCTTTGACGGCACGCTCGCCAACCACGGTATGGACGTGTGCGTCCTGACGCTCATTCTGGCGGTGGAAAATAAGTGTACGGAAGATGAGATGGAAGCGCTCGGACTGGGCGCGCTCATGCACGATATCGGATTTGTCCGGCTACCGCGGAACCTCTATCGGAAGACCTCCGCGCTCACGGAGCAGGAACAGGTGCTGATGCGGCAACATCCGCAATTGGCGGCCAGTGTTTTGGCGCAAGTCGACCGAGTGCCGGAGACGGTCACCAGAATCATTGCCGAACATCACGAATTTCAGGACGGAACCGGCTTTCCCAAACTGGTGAAGGCCGGCGCGATTTCCCCCCTCACTCAACTGATGGCACTGGCGGATGCGTATGATGATCTGGTCACGACCAGATATGGCCGCCCGCCCCTGCTACCCCACGATGCCATTCGACAGCTCTTCGTGCTGGGCGCCAAAGGCCGGTACGATAAGACCCTGGTTGAGGTGGCGATCAAAGTGTTGGGTGTCTATCCCTTGGGAAGTCTCATCAAGCTCAACACCAACGAATGCGCGGTGGTGATCGGTCTGAACCATGAAGATCGATTACGGCCGCGAATCCGTATCATCAAGGGTGTCGATGGAGAACGTCAGCACCAGCCCGTGGATATCGATCTTCAAAACCAACCGTCCGATCAGCCGACTCGATCCATTCTCCGAGCGCTGGATCCCGGCACGGAACATATAGACCTACCGCAATACCTCGATCTTGCGGTGGGTGGAGCGTCCGTATGA
- a CDS encoding kinase: MIISRTPFRISFFGGGTDYPVWFREHGGAVLATTIDKYCYISCRQLPPFFEHRTRIAYSRIELVNNNQEIEHPAVRGVLKYLNIDDGLEIHHDGDLPARTGLGSSSSFTVGLLHTLYALQHIMPSKAQLAQAAIHVEQDVLGEAVGCQDQVLAAHGGLCKATFSQNGDIGHTPIIMRPERLASFQSHLQLYFTGFSRIASEVAREQIDRTKHRQVELSAMLQMVEEGIAILTGDRDIADFGTMLHEAWMLKRRLTSRITTPAIDEIYTAAREAGALGGKLLGAGGGGFMLFFARPQDHERIRLALPGLLQVPFKFEGLGTQIVFYQEDQLMLDDVWAQSSAQTATQLKSALIGKAA, encoded by the coding sequence ATGATCATCAGCCGAACGCCATTCCGTATCTCCTTTTTCGGTGGCGGCACTGATTATCCTGTCTGGTTCCGCGAACATGGCGGAGCGGTGCTCGCGACGACCATCGACAAATATTGCTACATCAGCTGCCGGCAGTTGCCGCCGTTCTTTGAACATCGCACCCGCATTGCCTATTCGCGCATCGAACTCGTGAACAACAATCAAGAGATCGAACATCCGGCGGTGCGCGGCGTGCTCAAGTACCTCAATATCGACGACGGGTTGGAAATTCATCACGACGGTGATTTGCCGGCGCGAACCGGGTTGGGTTCCAGTTCCTCCTTCACCGTGGGGTTGCTGCATACCCTGTATGCCTTGCAGCACATTATGCCTAGCAAGGCCCAGTTAGCGCAGGCCGCGATTCATGTCGAGCAGGATGTGTTGGGTGAAGCCGTCGGCTGCCAAGACCAGGTCCTGGCGGCTCATGGCGGGCTATGCAAGGCCACGTTTTCCCAGAACGGGGACATCGGACATACCCCGATCATCATGCGTCCAGAGCGCCTGGCGTCGTTCCAAAGCCACCTGCAACTGTACTTCACGGGGTTTTCGCGGATCGCTTCCGAAGTGGCCCGCGAGCAGATCGATCGCACGAAACATCGGCAAGTCGAACTCTCGGCCATGTTGCAGATGGTGGAGGAGGGCATTGCGATCCTCACCGGTGATCGCGACATCGCCGACTTCGGCACCATGCTGCACGAGGCCTGGATGCTCAAACGACGGTTGACCTCGCGCATTACCACTCCGGCCATCGACGAGATCTACACGGCGGCAAGGGAAGCGGGCGCACTCGGCGGGAAGCTGCTCGGAGCCGGAGGGGGTGGGTTCATGTTGTTCTTTGCCAGGCCCCAAGACCATGAGCGTATTCGATTGGCCCTCCCGGGGCTCTTACAAGTGCCTTTCAAGTTTGAAGGTCTGGGCACACAGATCGTGTTCTATCAGGAAGATCAACTCATGTTGGACGATGTCTGGGCACAAAGCTCGGCACAGACCGCCACGCAACTCAAATCCGCGCTTATCGGAAAGGCAGCGTGA
- a CDS encoding NTP transferase domain-containing protein — MSRVEDCDVIILCGGLGSRLQSVVADRPKSMADIHGRPFLSFLLEHWVRHGARRFIFSTGYMGDQIESWVRAEGGLYQASFVRDPQPLGTGGALAQAFSVARSQRMFVVNGDSFCDVDPARLLRFHVMKRTQGTMVVTIPDDRCDAGNVVLGRDDRVLSMVEKPGRGTRGYFNAGVYVFEQSVETLFPETHVWSLEREFIPRLVSESLYGFVTASPLFDIGTPERLAVFTHRMGLCGSLQKL, encoded by the coding sequence ATGAGCCGTGTTGAGGATTGTGATGTGATCATTCTCTGTGGCGGCCTCGGCAGTCGTCTGCAATCCGTCGTGGCGGATCGTCCGAAATCAATGGCGGACATCCACGGCAGACCATTCCTGTCGTTCCTCCTCGAACATTGGGTTCGACATGGGGCGCGTCGGTTCATTTTCAGCACGGGATACATGGGCGATCAGATCGAATCGTGGGTTCGGGCAGAAGGGGGTCTCTATCAAGCCTCGTTTGTACGAGATCCTCAGCCGCTGGGAACCGGGGGAGCCTTGGCCCAGGCGTTTAGTGTGGCGCGCAGTCAACGGATGTTCGTTGTCAACGGTGATTCGTTCTGCGACGTCGATCCTGCAAGACTTTTGCGGTTTCATGTGATGAAACGGACGCAGGGCACAATGGTCGTGACAATTCCCGATGACCGATGTGATGCGGGAAACGTCGTGCTGGGACGCGACGACCGGGTCTTGTCGATGGTGGAGAAACCTGGGCGGGGCACACGAGGCTATTTCAATGCGGGTGTGTATGTGTTTGAGCAGTCCGTTGAGACACTGTTCCCGGAGACTCACGTGTGGTCGCTCGAGCGAGAGTTCATTCCGCGGTTAGTTTCGGAGTCACTGTATGGATTTGTGACCGCCAGCCCGCTGTTCGATATCGGAACTCCTGAACGGCTGGCGGTGTTTACACACAGGATGGGCCTATGTGGATCGTTGCAGAAACTTTAG
- a CDS encoding NAD(P)-dependent oxidoreductase codes for MTTGSTQVLITGGAGYLGSVLTRQLLDRGYAVTVLDNFLYRQNSLMDCCAEEQFQVVRGDCRDERLLTDLLRKADLIIPLAALVGAPLCDRDRVGAYTVNFEAVQLLCKLSSPRQRIIFPVTNSGYGIGQPGVPCTEDSPLRPISLYGETKVKAERVVLDRGNAITLRLATVFGVSPRMRMDLLVNDFVWRAVHDRAVVVFEGHCKRNYIHIRDVVRTFLHAIDHFEEMKDRPYNVGLDDANLSKLELCREIQRVLPQFVSFEAPIGEDPDKRDYIVSNQRLLHTGFKPEWSLERGIRELIKCYTVVKAGQYANV; via the coding sequence ATGACGACAGGTTCAACACAAGTCCTCATCACCGGTGGAGCCGGATACCTCGGCTCCGTACTGACCAGACAACTGCTCGACCGGGGTTATGCGGTCACCGTCCTCGACAATTTCCTCTACCGGCAAAACAGCTTGATGGACTGTTGCGCCGAAGAGCAGTTTCAGGTCGTGCGAGGCGACTGCCGAGATGAACGGCTGCTGACAGACCTGCTGCGCAAGGCCGACCTCATCATTCCGCTCGCCGCTTTAGTCGGAGCACCTCTGTGCGACAGAGACCGGGTAGGGGCCTATACGGTAAATTTCGAAGCCGTCCAGCTGCTCTGCAAACTCTCGTCGCCTCGCCAGCGGATTATCTTTCCCGTCACCAACAGCGGGTATGGCATCGGCCAACCCGGCGTGCCGTGTACCGAAGATTCGCCGCTTCGCCCTATCAGCCTGTACGGCGAAACAAAGGTCAAGGCGGAGCGTGTCGTGTTGGATCGCGGCAACGCCATTACACTGCGACTGGCGACCGTGTTCGGCGTGTCGCCGAGGATGCGCATGGATTTGCTGGTCAACGATTTTGTCTGGCGAGCCGTGCACGATCGAGCAGTGGTCGTGTTTGAAGGCCATTGCAAGCGGAACTACATCCATATTCGCGATGTCGTGCGCACCTTCCTGCATGCGATCGATCATTTCGAGGAGATGAAAGACCGGCCATACAACGTCGGATTGGACGACGCCAATCTCTCGAAGTTGGAGCTCTGCCGGGAAATCCAGCGCGTGCTCCCGCAGTTCGTGTCATTCGAGGCGCCCATCGGCGAAGACCCCGACAAACGCGACTACATCGTCTCGAATCAACGACTGCTGCACACCGGGTTTAAGCCGGAATGGTCGCTGGAGCGGGGCATTCGCGAGCTGATCAAGTGCTACACCGTCGTCAAAGCGGGGCAATACGCCAATGTGTGA